The genomic stretch AGGAATTTCCCGACAGTCACACCCGGTATTTCTACGGGATACTGGAAGGCCAGGAACAGCCCGTCCGCCGCTCTGTCGGGGATGCTCATTTCCAGAAGATTTTTTCCATTAAAGAAGACTTCTCCTGCGGTGATTTCATAATCGGGATGGCCCATCAGAACATTGGCCAGTGTGCTTTTTCCCGAGCCGTTGGGTCCCATCAAGGCATGCACTTCCCCCGAACGGAGGGTCAGATTAATCCCTTTCAGGATGGGTTTATCATCAATATTTGCTTTCAGATTCTTTATTTCGAGTGTATTCATTTCTTTCCTTCCTATATGGGGTAGCCCATGGCTACCCTGAGTTCTTCCTTGGCAAACTGCACCTGCCAGGGTGGATCAAAGACCATCGAAGTTATGACCTCTTCCAGCCATTCATTCTTTCTTTTCAGAGTCTTGCGAATCGATTTTTCCAGGACCGGCCCCCAGGGGCAACCGGGGTAGGTCAGGGTGAAATCCACCTCTACAGTCTTCGCATCAATGAGTTCTACCCGATAGATCAATCCCAGGTCGGTGATAGGTGCCATGATCTCGGGATCATAGATCTCTCCCATCTGCTCAAAAAACGTATTCTCAATCTCTTTCTTATCTTTTAGGGAATCTTCCATGGATTCCTCCTTACAACAGACTATAATTAGAAGAAGCTAACTATGTTAGTATGATAAATATATTACTTAAATTGTCGTATATCAAGGATAAGAAGTAATGCTTCGCCAATCTTTTGGAGGAAATATGTCTGTTTGTATTGTTCTGGCTCATGCCGACTCATCATCCCTGTCTTCTCAGATCTTTATGGAACTTTCTACTCTTCTGGAATCAAAGGGGGGTGAGGTCTTCAAACAGGATCTATACAAGGATAAATTCGACCCGGTTCTGCCACTGGATGAACTCATGAGGCGGATGTCCCTGGACCCCCTGGTGACGCGTTACTCCACCGAGCTGGGTAACTCAGACAGGATTGTCGTCATTCATCCGGACTGGTGGTCCGGTCCTCCTGCCATCCTCAAGGGTTGGGTGGACCGTTTATTCCGTCCCGGCACGGCCTATGATGAGATCCGTGACTTTTTGGGGGGCGAGGCGGATTTCGTACCTTTACTCACAGGGAAGCGGGTGGATGTTATTGTCCTGTCCCACAGGGATGTCTCCTCCAACCCTCTGTTGAAATTCTGGAAAGAGGATGTCTTTGGATGGTGCGGCGTGACAGACTTTAAACTGCATCATCTGACGGACATCGGAGATAAAGAGCCAGGGGAGATCGGAGACTGGAAGCGGGCGGTGGTCAGCAAAATTTCAGATAATAATAAATTACAGATATCTTGATTAATGAGGACACTCAACCGGATAATAGAACTATATGAAGACAATCCTTGTAACTGGTGGAGCCGGATTTCTGGGATCTCATCTCTGCAGATCACTGCTGGAGAGGGGAGACATAGTCATCTGCCTGGATAATCTGAGTTCAGGCTCTGAGAAAAACATCGAATCATTGAAGGAGCATCATGACTTTCAGTTCATCAAGCATGATATAACAG from Oceanispirochaeta sp. encodes the following:
- a CDS encoding iron-sulfur cluster assembly protein, translated to MEDSLKDKKEIENTFFEQMGEIYDPEIMAPITDLGLIYRVELIDAKTVEVDFTLTYPGCPWGPVLEKSIRKTLKRKNEWLEEVITSMVFDPPWQVQFAKEELRVAMGYPI
- a CDS encoding NAD(P)H-dependent oxidoreductase, translating into MSVCIVLAHADSSSLSSQIFMELSTLLESKGGEVFKQDLYKDKFDPVLPLDELMRRMSLDPLVTRYSTELGNSDRIVVIHPDWWSGPPAILKGWVDRLFRPGTAYDEIRDFLGGEADFVPLLTGKRVDVIVLSHRDVSSNPLLKFWKEDVFGWCGVTDFKLHHLTDIGDKEPGEIGDWKRAVVSKISDNNKLQIS